The DNA sequence CCGCCCGTCCAAAGCTTGGTGCCGTCAGCGGAGATGTCGATGCATGAGGCTCCGTCCGTGTGTCCCTGGAACTGTCTCACCAGGGTCTGGTTGTGGAGGTCCCACACCGCGATGTTACCGTCGGAACAACAACTGAAGCACACCTGAATGAGATAGCATGAGTTGAGATACAGTAATTGCATGTGAGGGAAAGATAGAGAGAATACGTGCAtgttctctctctctctctctctctctatcttcattatctttaatatctcCGTCTCAACTTTCATTCGTCTCGCGACATTACAATATCGTAACGCTCTCGAATCCTTTTCAAGTTACTTCAACGTTAGTGATTCTCAATGGTACCTTAGAGTCTGGGCTAATAGCCAGCGCGTAACAAGCGGGCGCTGATGACGTCAGTTCCGCCTTAATGCGGGGAGTCGGAGAAGCGAGGTCCCATATAGACAAGTTGGAGGCTTCCCCGCCGACAATCAAGGTCCGGCCGTCAGGAAGTAACTTCACCGACCGGATGTAATTATCACGTTGCTGAAAAATACGAGATGGATGGTCAGGGGAGGTTTGGGTGGAATGAAATGTATTCGATTTTGAGATCGATTCACACGGGTTCCTAGCCAATCTCCGAACGTATTTAAGTAGCTACCACACATTTGCTagtattaattctattaaatgtaTCGTGCAGTAACACGTAGTATTGTCAGTAGAGAGTAGATCGAGTGGAAGCCACTATGATAGTATGTGAAGGTCGCGACAGTTACCCACTCACCAAACAATCCAGCTGGCTGACGGGCGCTTTGCTCGGCTGGCTGATGTCCCACACCTTGACGCAGCCCTTACCGCCGGTGTACACGTACTTGGTTGGCGAGGACACTGTCACCGCGCACACCACCTCCCCGTGGGCGAGGGCGGACACCTGCCGCGCGTGGCGGGGGATCCCCGGCCCCATGAGGGCGTCCGGGGGGAATGGGACCGGTTGCATCTGGCCCTCGGCCGATACGTGGAACGAGTACGCTCTGTGAATTGGATTTATTTAATGGCATATCATCTTTTACATCGATCGAAAATAAATGTGATTAACTGATCATGAAGAACTCACGGTTTTCCGCCAGGTATGGGTGCCAGAGCCGCTGGTCCTATTGGCGGACGTAGTGGCTCGTACGCCATCGCCGCTCTGGCTGAATATCCGGCAAGTCCGTATGCGTCATGGGCCCCGTTACCTAGGTAGGGGTACTGTAACGCCGGGGGCTTCACCGCCGCCTTCATAGGTGGCCCCGCCGAGCCGACGCCACTAGCGCCGGAAGTCGGCGTCACCGGTTTTGAAATCGGCGTGCTGGGTTTCTCGTCTAACTTTTTTGTCGAAGGCGTCGATGCGTTACTGGACGTTCCGgacctgaaataaaaaaaatagcaattagttaataaaaccaaaaaagcTCGCCACTCGTCTTTTAACAGGCGGTTCCTATTAATGGCCATTAAAACGTATTGAGGTCGAGCTTTCAATAGTCCGCATTAAAAAGGTTAAAAGGGCTAAGTGTACGAGCGTGGCCGCAGCGATGTTATATAAATGCCGTATTCAGTGCGCGGCCAGCACGTATGTGTACCATCGAAAACGAGTGCTTCTCTTAATTGCCGGCTTAATTACTATCTCAATAACGgaaaatttgtttgtaaaaactACACGGCCCAGTCGGAATGATACTGAATTTGTAACAAGTAAAACATTCACGTATAATTAAATGCAATCATTTCGACCGAGGCTGTAACGTGAACGTAAGCCGAGTAGTTGTTAATCTCCCAAGTCCCACGGCGATATTCATCGCTGGTTTAAGTTTGCGTTATGATTACTATCGGCTAACCATCGAAGCGTGTCTAATGTCGTCGTAACAGCAGCGGAGTTAGTTCGTTATAGATTCAGAGATTAACTTTTGACTGTCCAATTATAGTACGACGACCTTTCCCTCGGCGACAAATGTAACGAACGGTTTACAGCTACGGCTTCCCTTAAACGGATGAAGGTATTACAATCAATTAAGATTACAGCGAGGTGTTCACCTTTAAAGGattagtttatttgtttttcggTTTTGTATGTTAATGTGTAATGGAGTGTTGTATGTGTGAAGACAGTGTATCTCCTTACCGCGGACTGTGAGGGGGATGTTCTTTCTTGGGTTGAAGTTTGTCCAGACCGTTCTCTCTGGGTGAAGGCGCCCCGTTGTGAGGTGATGTGGGTTCTTCGCTGGCGTCGTCTACAACTAATTCCTGCAACATCATCACAATTACTCGAATGTAATGAGCTCGTTAACCGAACACAGgtctgtgttataataatcCGAGCCGTCCTTACATGTCCCATATCTTTTTCCTCCTTTTTTAGTTTCTTGTGATCTGGTTCAGCGGGACTCCTTGTTCTATATTTCTCTCTCTCGCCCGGGGATATTGAATTTCTCTGTAACAATAAACACCAATCTTTATGATATCTGTACAAGACCGGTAACGATTTATATATTCAGCGCGTTATGTATCCGGCCATGTTGGATCGTCAAATAAGATCTGGTAAACATAATCAAAACGTTTACGGCCGCGCTTACGTTCCTATATCAATCAATCGATCATTGTTCGCAAATAAATCGGCTCGCAGTGATGCGAGCGCTACGGtcaatatcaatatcaaaACACGCTGAGGCAGAACAAACTGACCGCATGATTAGCTCCGGGAGTGGTCATCGCCCCCCTCTCCCCTCCTCTACCTCCCACAGCCCACCAGGAGAGGGTGCGAGGAGTCGGCGGATGAGTGAGCAAATACGAACTAATGAAATAATCATATACGTGTTGAGAGACCAGCCACGCTTGCTGATTCAGTTCATGTTGACATtgcgaaatattttatatatttatgtaccaaTATAGACAAAACGGACAGCGGACAACACACTCACGATTCCTACTTAGTTCTTTTTTCGAttctttattatgatatacGATTATTAAAATCCACGACATTGTTTGATGACTCGTAAAATAACTAAGGATATAttcttacaataaataaatactatatatgtaacattagCAATGGTAGGTCACCGAGCATCCGAAGCTAAATCGCTTATGTTCCTAGTGGACCTTGAATGAGAAATGGCTAAGagttaatttgaaattctcAGAGGCTTAGAGCGGCCTGGTTTATGCCTGTTGCCTGGAGGGTGAAATTTTATGAGGC is a window from the Danaus plexippus chromosome 19, MEX_DaPlex, whole genome shotgun sequence genome containing:
- the LOC116768271 gene encoding protein groucho-like, with amino-acid sequence MYPSAGAMNAAAAAAAVAAARHPGPPQPGQPIKFTVGESCDRIKEEFNFLQAQYHNLKLECEKLASEKIEIQRHYVMYYEMSYGLNVEMHKQTEIAKRLNAIIAQILPFLSQEHQQQVASAVERAKQVTMTELNAIIGQQRPDLPRLLQQMHAAHLPAHGAPPLPLLSQGALPPAGLLGLGVPHHPLSVLAKPPDIHRPDDKGNGISSAEERHRNSISPGEREKYRTRSPAEPDHKKLKKEEKDMGHELVVDDASEEPTSPHNGAPSPRENGLDKLQPKKEHPPHSPRSGTSSNASTPSTKKLDEKPSTPISKPVTPTSGASGVGSAGPPMKAAVKPPALQYPYLGNGAHDAYGLAGYSARAAMAYEPLRPPIGPAALAPIPGGKPAYSFHVSAEGQMQPVPFPPDALMGPGIPRHARQVSALAHGEVVCAVTVSSPTKYVYTGGKGCVKVWDISQPSKAPVSQLDCLQRDNYIRSVKLLPDGRTLIVGGEASNLSIWDLASPTPRIKAELTSSAPACYALAISPDSKVCFSCCSDGNIAVWDLHNQTLVRQFQGHTDGASCIDISADGTKLWTGGLDNTVRSWDLREGRQLQQHDFSSQIFSLGYCPTGEWLAVGMENSNVEVLHAVKPDKYQLHLHESCVLSLRFASCGKWFVSTGKDNLLNAWRTPYGASIFQSKESSSVLSCDISSDDKYIVTGSGDKKATVYEVIY